Below is a genomic region from Actinomadura sp. NAK00032.
GCCCACCTGCCCATCCGGCGGTGGTGGGTGAGCAGCACGCTCGTGCGCGCCCGGTCGAGGACGGCGACACCGACCGTGATGTGACCCGGGTCGCAGCCCCGGTCGGTGCCGTCGGGATGGGCGAGCAGGTGCTCCAGGAACGCCTCGCGGAGACGGCCCTGCCCAGGGTCGGGCGCGTGCCACCGCCGCAGCAGCGAGACCGCGTCGGCGTGCCGCCCCGCGCCGGTGTGCCGCCCCGCGCCGGCCCGCTCGCCCGCGGACCCCTCGCTCACCCGATGTCCTTGGCGTCCCACTCGGTGAGGAAGTCGTCGAGGAACCGCTCCAGGACGCGGTGCCTGCGCTCGGCCAGCCGGCGCCCGCCCTCGGTGTTCATCCGGTCCTTCAGCAGCAGGAGCTTCTCGTAGAAGTGGTTGATCGTGCTGCCCTCGCGGTTCAGGTAGTCGTCCAGCGACGTGTGCAGGTGCGGGGACAGGCCCGGCACGTGCATGGGCTCGCCCTTGTAGCCGCCGTAGGCGAACGCGCGCGCCGCGCCGATGGCGCCGAGCGCGTCGAGCCGGTCGGCGTCCTGCACGACCTTGCCCTCGATGGTCGCCATCTCCGACGCCGTCCCCGCGCCCTTGAAGGACATCGCGGCGATGATGTCCGCCACGTCCTGCGCGACGCCCTCCGGCTCGCCCAGGCCGACCAGCCATTCGAACGCCCGGCGCGGCCCCTTGGTCAGGTCGCCGCCGTTCAGCTTGTAGTCGGAGATGTCGTGGAGCAGCGCGGCCAGTTCGACCACGTACAGGTCGGCCCGCTCCTCGCGGGCCAGCTCCAGCGCCAGCCGGCGGACCCTCGCCACGTGCCACCAGTCGTGCCCCGAGGAGTCGGCCTCCAGTGTCTTCCTGGCGTACTCGGCCGTGCGCTCGATGACGTCGGTCTTGTTCATGGGTCGATGCTCCCGGATAGCAGGATGTCGTCGCGGGTCAGCGGCCGGGACGCGGTGGGGGCGGGGTCTCGGAAACCGTCGAAGTCGCAGTGCCGGCACGGGTCCAGGCCGGCGCGGCCGGAGCGCAGCAGGGCGGAGCGGTGGTGCGCGAAGAGCGCCGACCGCCAGATCTCCACCAGGGGCGTCTCGGCCACGTCTCCCATGCGGACCTTGCCGTACGCGTCAAAGCAGCACAGGTTCACCTCTCCGGTGTACGAGATGTGCAGGTCGGTGAACGGAAGCGCGCAGAAGCCGTGAGGCCCGGCGGCGGGCCGCGGCTTGTTCGGTGCCAGGCCCGCCCGCGTGGTGAGGACCTCGGTCCGGCGCCGCACGCTGATCCGTATGTCATGATGCCGCAGGCGCCGGGCTTCGGCCACCAACTCGCGGACGGGCGCGATGACGCGGCTGCCGTCGGTGTAGTTGTTGATGGTCAGCGTCGACAGCCCGGCCTCGAACAGCTCCGCCACCAGCTCCGTCCGCGCCAGGATCCCGTTGCTGAGGACGCGCAGGTCCGCCGCCGGGCAGGCGCGGCGGAAGACGCCCACGATCTCCGGGAGCCGGGCGTCCAGCAGCGGCTCGTTGTTGCCGAACAGCGCGACCCGCCGGTCGTAGCCCAGCTCGCCCAGCTGACGGGCGATCAGCCCGATCACGGCCAGGTCCAGTTCCCCCGGCGGCCGCGGGTCGACCGACCGCGACACCGGGCAGAACGAGCAGGTGTGGTTGCAGCCCGCACGCGTCTCCACCGAGACCAGGTGGAACAGGGGGTCGCCGGCCGACCAGTCCCGCTCGAAGCGCGGGCGCAGGACCCGGTCCACGGCCGCGCGCCGCTCCTCGGTGTTCTTCTCCTCCTCCAGCGCGATCACGGCCGGATCATCGGTGACCTGGACGTCCTCGCCGCCGTCGGCCAGCCAGGCGGGCGCGGCGACGCCGCGCGGGAACCTGATCCTGATCACGGCTGCGCGCCGTCGAGCGTCGCGAGCACCCGCCGGTAGGCGTCCAGGACGTCCGGGAACGACCGCTGCTGCGCCACCATCTCCTGCAGCGCCGCGAGGTCGACGAAGTGCACGGGGTTGTACTTCGGCGAATCGAGCGCCGTCTGGTCGTCCAGCAGCCGCAGGACGTAGATCAGGTCGTAGTGGAACTGCACGAACCCGCGCTGCCGGTGGATCTCGCGCTGCACCAGAAAGGGCGCCGCGAAGCGCTGGATCTCGCCGAGGTGCCCGGTGTTCCCGTCGATGCCGTGATGGAAGCTCTCGTCGAACCGGTAATCGCGCGGATTGAGCCCGAGCCGCTCTTCCAGGCGCAGTTGCAGCGCGAAGTTCGGGAATTCCGAGCGCTTGACGCGGCCGCCCGGCGGCAGCATCACCTTGTGGTGCGGATGCCGGTACACCAGCAGTTCGTTCCGGGAGTTCAGGATCAGCGCCTCGACGGCGTACCGGCCGCCCACCAGATAGGAGAAGACGTACTGGGTGAGCAGCACCAGCAGCCACAGGACCAGGGCGCCCAGCGCGACGCCGAGCAGCAGTTCCCGAGCCGCCGGATAGCGGTCGTCGATATAGCTGGAGGCCAGGTTGATCAGCACGCCGACCAGGGCGACACCGAAGGCGAACCTGACGAAGGAACGGAACCTGTCCAACCGAAGCCTGCCCTCGATGCGCATGTGCCGCCGGATATGACGGGGATCAGCGTACGTGGGCGCGCTTATCCGCTCAATGAGTCATTTTCCGCAGCCCGCGGTTCGCTTTCGGGCGGCGCGGCCGGAGCGGGCGGCGCGGACGGCGGAAAGGCGCGGCCGCCCGGCTGCCCGGGCGGCCGCATGCGTCACCGGGCGCCGTCAGGCCCGCCCCACCCGCGGGTAGCGGGAGTTGTCGGGGCGGCGGCGGCGCCGCTCCTGGTCGATCGGGCGCTGCCAGCACAGGCTGGCGCGCGCCACCCGGCGGCGGACCGCGTTCGTGGACGATCCGGGCTCGTACCGGCAGCCGGGCACCCGGGACGGGCGTGCGCGGCTCATGCGCGCGGCCCGCCGTCGTCCGGGCGGGCTCCGCCGCCGGGCCCGCCCTCGTCCGGGCCCTTCTCGTCCGAGCCCTTCTCGTCGGGGCCCTTGTCGTCGGGCTTCTCGCCCTCCTCGGGCGCCTTCGTCAGGTCGGACCAGTCGAGGTCGGACAGGCCCTCGATCTCGTCGCGGCCGTGCACGAAGCCGTCCGGGTCGTCGAGGTCGTCGGCCGTCGGGAGCAGGTCGGGGTGGTCCCAGACCGCGTCCCGGCCCTGCGTGCCGCGCGCCTGCGTCAGCGACCGCCATAGCGCGGCGGCCTCCCGCAGGCGGCGGGGCCGCAGCTCCAGGCCGACCAGCGTCGCGAACGTGCGCTCCGCCGGGCCGCCGGTCGCGCGGCGCCGCCGCACCGCCTCGGCCAGCTTCACCGAGCCGGGCAGCCGCCCCTCCGCGGCCTCGTTCACGACCGTGTCGACCCAGCCCTCGACCAGCGCGAGCGCCGTCTCCAGCCGGGCCAGCGCCGCCTTCTGC
It encodes:
- a CDS encoding HD domain-containing protein, whose product is MNKTDVIERTAEYARKTLEADSSGHDWWHVARVRRLALELAREERADLYVVELAALLHDISDYKLNGGDLTKGPRRAFEWLVGLGEPEGVAQDVADIIAAMSFKGAGTASEMATIEGKVVQDADRLDALGAIGAARAFAYGGYKGEPMHVPGLSPHLHTSLDDYLNREGSTINHFYEKLLLLKDRMNTEGGRRLAERRHRVLERFLDDFLTEWDAKDIG
- a CDS encoding radical SAM/SPASM domain-containing protein, which encodes MIRIRFPRGVAAPAWLADGGEDVQVTDDPAVIALEEEKNTEERRAAVDRVLRPRFERDWSAGDPLFHLVSVETRAGCNHTCSFCPVSRSVDPRPPGELDLAVIGLIARQLGELGYDRRVALFGNNEPLLDARLPEIVGVFRRACPAADLRVLSNGILARTELVAELFEAGLSTLTINNYTDGSRVIAPVRELVAEARRLRHHDIRISVRRRTEVLTTRAGLAPNKPRPAAGPHGFCALPFTDLHISYTGEVNLCCFDAYGKVRMGDVAETPLVEIWRSALFAHHRSALLRSGRAGLDPCRHCDFDGFRDPAPTASRPLTRDDILLSGSIDP